Proteins found in one Triticum aestivum cultivar Chinese Spring chromosome 4D, IWGSC CS RefSeq v2.1, whole genome shotgun sequence genomic segment:
- the LOC123099359 gene encoding transcription factor bHLH18 — translation MYQLETMDDSSLFMQWAVDTLQHDHPPLAAAYAAGDNFPSLEELRRSALQHGTAPAGMAVQDGHRLLSTDSWSSGDSGGRESTSAAVVENDVNCATTCSVGSSNNYLPMSWNFTSAMAQPSNEAAPSPATAPSAGALDGPGVVEQAHVSPPSRRASAKSAARAGHAPYAQDHIMAERKRREKINRRFIELSTVIPGLKKMDKATILSDAVKYVKEQQEKLKALEDRNLRSVAVESVVLVKKSRTAVPQDDDVGGCCRSPSAGPGAAAGSTTTTTGSVLPEIEARISESNVMVRIHCEDGKGVLIRLLAEVEGLHLSITHANAVPFQACTVIITVMAKVDEGFSVTAEDIVGRIEAALAAPTS, via the exons ATGTATCAGCTGGAGACCATGGACGACTCCAGCTTGTTCATGCAGTGGGCCGTGGACACGCTGCAGCACGACCacccgccgctcgccgctgcctaCGCCGCCGGCGACAACTTCCCATCACTCGAAGAGCTCCGCCGCTCGGCGTTGCAGCACGGCACGGCTCCGGCGGGAATGGCGGTACAAGACGGCCACCGTCTCCTATCCACCGACAGCTGGAGCTCCGGCGACAGCGGCGGCCGTGAAAGCACGTCTGCCGCGGTCGTGGAGAACGACGTCAACTGCGCGACGACCTGCAGCGTCGGCAGCAGCAACAACTACCTGCCCATGAGCTGGAACTTCACCTCGGCCATGGCGCAGCCGAGCAACGAGGCGGCGCCAAGCCCCGCCACCGCTCCCTCAGCTGGAGCGCTCGACGGCCCCGGCGTGGTGGAGCAGGCCCACGTGTCGCCGCCGTCGAGGAGAGCCTCCGCCAAGAGCGCCGCCAGGGCTGGACACGCGCCGTACGCGCAGGACCACATCATGGCGGAGCGGAAGCGCCGGGAGAAGATCAACCGGCGATTCATCGAGCTCTCCACCGTCATCCCCGGCCTCAAGAAG ATGGACAAGGCGACGATCCTTTCGGACGCCGTCAAGTACGTCAAGGAGCAGCAGGAAAAGCTCAAGGCGCTCGAGGACCGCAACCTCAGGAGCGTCGCCGTCGAGTCGGTGGTGCTCGTCAAGAAGTCGCGCACCGCCGTGCCGCAAGACGATGACGTCGGCGGCTGCTGCCGGTCACCGTCTGCAGGTCCCGGGGCAGCAGCTGGAAGCACCACGACGACGACCGGGAGCGTGCTGCCGGAGATCGAGGCGAGGATCTCAGAGAGCAACGTGATGGTGAGGATCCACTGCGAGGACGGCAAGGGGGTGCTTATCAGGCTGCTCGCCGAGGTCGAGGGGCTACACCTGAGCATCACGCACGCCAATGCCGTCCCGTTCCAGGCTTGCACTGTCATCATAACCGTCATGGCAAAG GTGGACGAAGGCTTCAGCGTCACGGCGGAGGACATTGTTGGGAGGATAGAGGCGGCGTTGGCTGCACCCACGTCATAG